A stretch of Geomonas oryzisoli DNA encodes these proteins:
- a CDS encoding FlgO family outer membrane protein, whose protein sequence is MKPLRLMLLAFIAGSLLTGCAGTLPITVGGDCHNKTLPMLLDATDMKTLFHDMALELCTDKCADRQTCGAPASCQEEPGGRATVMVTDFADLQSLVPSQSGMLMGELMRGGLNSVCCYKIVQAEFAKYFKLSENGLVVLTRRATEVKKNEYQQPEAVVGTYTYLSNDKVLIFARRMDTETGTISKMVTRELTYSCGGSSVINYTVK, encoded by the coding sequence ATGAAGCCTCTGCGCCTGATGCTTCTTGCCTTCATCGCCGGTTCGTTGCTGACGGGATGCGCGGGGACCCTTCCCATTACGGTGGGCGGGGACTGCCACAACAAGACCTTGCCCATGCTGCTTGACGCGACCGATATGAAGACCCTGTTCCACGACATGGCCCTGGAGCTGTGTACAGACAAGTGTGCCGACCGCCAGACATGCGGGGCGCCCGCCTCCTGCCAGGAGGAGCCCGGAGGGAGGGCGACGGTGATGGTGACCGACTTCGCCGACCTGCAAAGCCTCGTCCCGAGCCAGTCGGGGATGCTCATGGGCGAGTTGATGCGAGGCGGGCTGAACTCGGTGTGCTGCTACAAGATCGTGCAGGCGGAGTTCGCCAAGTACTTCAAACTGTCAGAAAACGGGCTGGTGGTGCTGACGCGCAGGGCCACCGAGGTGAAGAAAAACGAGTACCAGCAGCCCGAGGCGGTGGTCGGCACCTATACCTACCTGAGCAACGACAAGGTGCTCATCTTTGCGCGCAGGATGGATACCGAAACCGGCACCATCTCCAAAATGGTCACCAGGGAGCTCACCTATTCCTGCGGCGGTAGCTCCGTCATCAACTACACCGTGAAGTAA